One Argonema galeatum A003/A1 genomic region harbors:
- a CDS encoding NB-ARC domain-containing protein yields MKNIEDVLHWADNLIFNDTGKHLTSIQEAILTGVWQRQKYPQIAKDYNCSESHIKKEAAKLWEKLGEKLGEDLNKFNFRSKLEKKNRVSQVSHSGDCLLQEIDINICNQFIQNINDRQTRSHSHPDSPQTKTQSPIIDIADAPELTCYYDRTSELSTLKQWILQRRTRLITIYGLSEIGKSAIAVKLIEQIQTQFDYIIWRSLSNNTTLSALQTDLKQFFSRSQQTPLPTVIDYFRSYRCLVILDDVQNIFRSGQFAGQYLAGYEDYGKLFKQIATSSHQSCLILLSWEKPREITTLEGENRPTRTLHLKGLGEQAEEILREKGLTDEEQWSELITLYQGHPCWLNIIASTIQDLFNGSVSLFLAEQNEIFLGDLEPLLESHLERLSEIEKQVSYWLASQDEAVDISQQPADSTLSKSEFWQAIQSLGRRGLVEKVQVGTRSHFHINPVFKPYIQSKSNLLFD; encoded by the coding sequence ATGAAGAATATTGAAGATGTGTTACATTGGGCTGATAATTTGATTTTTAATGATACCGGAAAACATCTCACATCTATACAGGAAGCAATACTAACAGGCGTTTGGCAAAGACAAAAATATCCTCAAATAGCTAAAGATTATAATTGTAGTGAATCTCATATTAAAAAAGAAGCTGCTAAGTTATGGGAAAAGCTGGGTGAGAAATTAGGAGAAGACCTCAATAAGTTTAATTTTCGTTCTAAGTTAGAGAAAAAAAATAGAGTTTCTCAAGTTTCTCATTCAGGCGACTGTTTATTACAAGAAATTGATATTAATATTTGTAATCAATTTATCCAAAATATTAACGATAGACAAACGCGATCGCACTCTCACCCTGACTCCCCCCAAACCAAAACTCAATCACCAATCATCGATATAGCAGACGCACCAGAATTAACTTGCTATTACGATCGCACTTCCGAACTATCCACCCTCAAGCAGTGGATTTTGCAAAGACGCACGCGCTTAATTACCATATACGGCTTAAGTGAAATTGGCAAAAGTGCGATCGCAGTCAAACTCATCGAACAAATCCAAACCCAATTCGATTATATTATTTGGCGAAGTCTCAGTAACAATACCACCCTTTCAGCACTGCAAACCGATCTGAAACAATTTTTTTCCCGATCGCAACAAACCCCATTACCCACAGTTATCGATTATTTTCGATCCTATCGGTGTTTAGTCATCCTTGATGACGTGCAGAATATTTTTAGAAGCGGTCAATTCGCAGGTCAATATTTAGCTGGATATGAAGATTATGGCAAATTATTTAAACAAATTGCCACATCATCTCATCAAAGTTGTTTAATCCTCCTCAGTTGGGAAAAACCCAGAGAAATTACTACTTTAGAAGGAGAAAACCGACCCACACGCACGTTACACCTCAAAGGGTTAGGAGAACAAGCAGAAGAAATATTGAGAGAAAAAGGATTAACTGATGAGGAACAATGGTCGGAATTAATCACCCTTTATCAAGGTCATCCTTGCTGGTTAAATATCATAGCTTCAACAATACAAGATTTATTTAACGGTAGCGTATCCCTGTTTTTAGCAGAGCAAAATGAGATATTTTTAGGTGACTTAGAACCACTTTTAGAATCTCACTTAGAGCGTTTATCGGAGATAGAAAAACAGGTAAGCTACTGGTTAGCAAGTCAAGATGAAGCTGTAGATATTTCCCAACAACCAGCAGATAGCACATTATCCAAATCCGAATTTTGGCAAGCTATCCAATCTTTAGGGCGACGCGGCTTAGTCGAAAAAGTGCAAGTAGGAACGCGATCGCACTTTCACATCAATCCTGTATTCAAACCATACATCCAGTCCAAGTCAAATCTTCTCTTTGATTAG
- a CDS encoding GH116 family glycosyl hydrolase, with product MTNDNRPEIPNCAWKRPIGLGWEKPYKVRSKSNLDDGPWHGATLGGFGSGCIGRSPRGDFNLWHLDGGEHTFQNFPACQFSVFEETGLSKQAYALCTEPPADGTLSAWKWYPASLEVGTGNTQSSLASTGNYYALYPRSWFVYEGVFQADLTCEQFSPIWPGNYQESSYPIAIFEWTVHNPTDKPITISIMLTWQNMVGWFTNANKTPQVSVRDDGSPVYEYEPRLGDSTGNFNQWVENEHRHGCLLDRFRPDIYDVGEGEGQWALATLSNPSLEVFYHTRWNPAGDGSDIWQSFGADGSLSDRENELAAVTGEQIGAALAVRFTIRPGKTRKIPFILAWDLPVTEFAAGIEYYRRYTDFFGRNGKNAWSMVRTALKHYETWRERIQAWQQPILDREDLPSWFKMALFNELYDLASGGTLWSAADERDPVGQFAVLECLDYRWYESLDVRLYGSFPVLMFWPKLEKAVLEAYSRAIKSGDRTPRIIGYNQASAIRKITGATPHDLGAPNEHPWEKTNYTSYQDCNLWKDLSCDFVLQVYRYFVFTGKTDVEFLRNCWPSVVQTLAYLKTFDLDGDSIPENSGAPDQTFDDWQLKGVSAYCGGLWLAALSAAIAIGNILGKQEESHFVYGDDRNPTPNPSPSTGRGVGVEEGKGVGNNNIEETIDTYKSWLEKAIELYQQKLWNGQYYKLDSESGSDVVMADQLCGQFYARLLGLPDIVPAECALSALKTVYEACFLKFHNGQIGAANGVKLDGSAEKPDATHPLEVWTGINFGLAAFLVQMGMKAEAFQLTEAVVRQIYDNGLQFRTPEAITAVGTFRASHYLRPMAIWAIYGVLTDFQN from the coding sequence ATGACTAATGACAACAGACCAGAAATTCCTAACTGTGCCTGGAAGCGCCCCATCGGTCTAGGTTGGGAGAAGCCCTATAAAGTTCGCTCTAAAAGTAATCTAGATGATGGCCCTTGGCACGGAGCTACTTTGGGTGGCTTTGGATCTGGTTGCATTGGTCGATCGCCACGAGGTGATTTTAACCTCTGGCACTTGGATGGGGGAGAGCATACCTTCCAGAACTTCCCTGCTTGCCAGTTTAGTGTTTTTGAGGAGACAGGACTGAGCAAGCAAGCTTACGCTCTGTGTACCGAACCGCCAGCAGATGGCACTTTATCTGCGTGGAAATGGTATCCAGCTTCTCTGGAAGTGGGGACAGGAAATACCCAATCTTCTCTAGCTTCTACGGGAAATTATTACGCTCTTTATCCGCGCAGTTGGTTTGTTTATGAAGGGGTATTTCAAGCAGATCTGACTTGCGAGCAGTTTTCTCCAATTTGGCCGGGAAATTATCAGGAAAGCTCGTACCCTATCGCTATTTTTGAATGGACTGTCCACAATCCTACTGACAAGCCAATTACTATTAGTATTATGCTGACTTGGCAGAATATGGTGGGTTGGTTTACTAATGCTAATAAGACGCCACAGGTATCTGTTCGGGATGATGGCAGTCCGGTTTATGAGTACGAACCGCGATTGGGGGATAGCACGGGCAATTTTAATCAGTGGGTTGAAAATGAACACCGGCACGGCTGTCTGTTAGACCGATTTCGCCCTGATATCTATGATGTCGGGGAAGGGGAAGGACAGTGGGCTCTAGCTACTCTCAGTAATCCCAGCTTGGAAGTGTTTTATCACACTCGCTGGAATCCGGCTGGGGATGGTTCGGATATCTGGCAAAGTTTTGGGGCGGATGGTTCGTTAAGCGATCGCGAAAATGAATTGGCTGCTGTGACTGGGGAACAGATAGGAGCCGCTCTAGCTGTGCGTTTCACCATCAGACCGGGCAAAACTCGCAAAATTCCCTTTATTTTAGCTTGGGATTTGCCAGTCACGGAATTTGCTGCTGGGATTGAATATTACCGACGTTATACAGATTTCTTTGGTCGCAACGGTAAGAATGCTTGGTCAATGGTTCGTACCGCTCTCAAGCACTACGAGACTTGGAGAGAGCGCATACAAGCTTGGCAGCAGCCGATTCTCGATCGCGAGGATTTGCCGTCTTGGTTTAAAATGGCTCTGTTTAACGAGCTTTATGACCTCGCCAGCGGTGGTACTCTCTGGAGTGCGGCAGACGAACGCGATCCGGTGGGTCAGTTTGCGGTGTTGGAGTGTTTGGATTACCGTTGGTACGAAAGTCTGGATGTGCGGCTGTACGGCTCGTTTCCCGTGCTTATGTTCTGGCCGAAATTGGAAAAAGCGGTTTTAGAGGCATACTCAAGGGCAATTAAGAGTGGCGATCGCACGCCCCGAATTATTGGCTACAACCAAGCATCGGCTATCCGTAAAATTACTGGTGCAACCCCCCACGATTTGGGTGCGCCGAACGAACATCCTTGGGAAAAGACTAATTACACCAGCTATCAAGATTGCAACTTGTGGAAGGATTTATCCTGTGATTTTGTTTTACAGGTTTATCGCTATTTTGTGTTTACTGGTAAAACAGATGTCGAGTTTTTGAGGAATTGCTGGCCCAGCGTAGTCCAGACACTTGCTTATCTGAAAACCTTCGATCTAGATGGGGATAGCATTCCAGAAAATTCTGGTGCGCCGGATCAGACTTTTGATGATTGGCAACTAAAGGGAGTAAGTGCGTATTGCGGTGGGTTGTGGTTGGCGGCGCTGTCAGCTGCGATCGCGATCGGCAATATTCTAGGAAAACAGGAAGAATCCCACTTCGTCTATGGGGACGACAGGAACCCCACCCCCAACCCCTCCCCGTCTACGGGGAGGGGAGTAGGAGTAGAGGAGGGGAAGGGTGTAGGTAACAATAATATTGAAGAAACGATCGATACTTATAAGAGTTGGTTAGAGAAAGCGATCGAGCTTTATCAGCAAAAACTCTGGAACGGTCAGTACTACAAACTCGATAGCGAAAGCGGCTCAGATGTAGTGATGGCAGACCAGCTGTGCGGCCAATTCTACGCTCGCTTGCTGGGATTACCTGACATTGTACCAGCCGAATGTGCGCTCAGCGCCCTAAAAACAGTTTACGAAGCCTGCTTCTTGAAGTTCCACAACGGTCAGATAGGTGCTGCTAACGGTGTCAAACTTGATGGTTCTGCCGAAAAACCCGACGCTACCCATCCTCTGGAAGTCTGGACTGGAATTAATTTCGGTCTAGCTGCTTTTCTCGTCCAGATGGGAATGAAAGCTGAAGCATTCCAGCTTACAGAAGCCGTGGTAAGACAAATTTATGATAACGGGCTGCAATTTCGGACGCCAGAAGCCATTACAGCTGTCGGTACATTCCGTGCCAGTCACTACCTCCGACCAATGGCAATCTGGGCAATCTACGGCGTTTTGACAGATTTTCAGAACTAA
- a CDS encoding HetP family heterocyst commitment protein, translating to MTQPVSYTNTKLDKAMSSEKFTQIEEAIHAGKYSWACVLILRFAGYNPLHYIPYRTYNRLLKENCQLGNSVRDKTDNINIDSQRSGSGFDDITSQKYLSKITALGCLKTVNEQHPSVGDGHSN from the coding sequence ATGACTCAACCAGTTTCTTATACCAACACAAAACTTGACAAAGCTATGAGTTCTGAAAAATTTACTCAGATTGAGGAAGCCATCCACGCTGGGAAGTATTCCTGGGCTTGTGTTTTGATTCTGCGTTTTGCTGGCTACAACCCGCTACACTACATACCCTACCGGACTTACAATCGATTGCTCAAAGAAAACTGCCAACTTGGCAACTCGGTCAGAGATAAAACAGATAATATAAACATCGATAGCCAACGTTCTGGGTCTGGGTTTGATGATATAACCTCACAAAAGTATCTAAGCAAGATTACAGCCTTGGGTTGCTTAAAAACAGTTAACGAACAGCACCCATCGGTAGGTGACGGTCATTCTAATTAG
- a CDS encoding S8 family serine peptidase, which yields MSTDFDNKLSDDLKELDKSQILDKGKDLDKPKEPDDSGLVQRAEYVPRQLIVKFKEGISATDVRTLKENLNAAVVATTETLDTELWEIKGITVEEAIGTYRNDSRIEYIEPNFVVSINATIPNDPSFNQLWGLNNTGQTGGTPDADIDAAEAWDLQTGSDVVVGVIDTGVDYNHPDLVDNIWTNPGEISDGIDNDGNGYVDDIHGYDFVNNDGDPFDDNGHGSHVSGTIAGRGNNGVGVTGVSWDAQIMGLKFLNAGGFGDTFGAVQAVEYATLMGAKLTNNSWGGGGYSQALYDAIAAAGNTGQLFVAAAGNEASNNNIFPAYPASYDLDNIISVAATDHNDNLAGFSNYGATTVDLGAPGVSIYSTVPYGSGYDTYSGTSMATPHVSGVASLIWAQNPGMTGQEVKNRILGSVDPVAALDGKTLTGGRLNAYRAIAEVGTGTISGIKWNDLDVDGVKDPSEPGLEGWTIYLDQNNNDVLDQVVNNLSSTDIPKTIADLSTITSDLAVSGLGPTIEDVNVKININHTYDSDLDVYLTSPSGNEIELFTDVGGSGDNFNNTTLDDEAATSIPTGLAPFSGSYKPEELLVALDGENPNGVWTLKVIDDAGADVGTLNSWSLEIATPEPSTQTDVNGNYSFTGLAPDTYTVAEVQEPGWEQTYPEGDGTHTVTVEADEIVEGIDFGNRDSSIGLIKGIKWNDLDGDAVQDPSESGLEGWTIYLDDNNNGVLDQEVNNVSSSDIPKLIADNNTVTSDLDVSGLSGTLEDVNVTLDITHTWDEDLDVYLVSSSGTEIELFTDVGGSADNFSNTTLDDEAATPITATFAPFTGSFQPEELLAAFDGEDPNGTWTLKITDDLGGDVGTLNSWSLNLSTTEVNTQTDANGDYIFTGLEAGTYTVAEVQQPGWEQTFPDGDGTHTVNLDPGEIASDIDFGNQALPGEIHGIKWNDLDGDGELNAGESGLANWTIFLDENQNGQLDAGEEFTVTNANGEYEFTDLDLGTYNVAEVLKDGWVQTYPGAPSNAGFETGDFSSWETTGVTSIETAAFGSGPTEGTYQASISNAFGSVSDAELETFLELTPGSLDDLGNGNATEGSAIQQTVTVEAGSQLTFDWNFFTNEGTPSIYNDFAFISIASDGANTLASTNSDFVPSSAPSFFEMTDFGSFSYTFTNSGTYKVGVGVVDVTDSVVDSGLLIDNFSLTDSEGNLLPGFHTAEIGPGDIVEGLNFGNKQTGDNPGEPGEPGGPIFGTPEDDEINIFDAPAIVFAGDGDDIVDASASFGGNRLYGGDGDDILFGSFNDRLFGGDGDDILFSGNGDNLMSGGAGADQFWMAMAAFPDSVNTIADFELVGDAIGIGGLPGVDSFADLSFVQSGNDTRISALSQELAILKNIQAGSLNSSNFIFA from the coding sequence ATGAGTACCGATTTTGACAACAAACTGAGTGACGATCTCAAAGAGTTAGATAAATCCCAAATCTTGGATAAAGGCAAAGATTTAGATAAACCCAAAGAACCTGATGATAGTGGCCTTGTGCAACGTGCCGAATACGTCCCTAGGCAACTGATCGTTAAGTTTAAAGAAGGGATTTCGGCAACCGATGTTAGAACTCTTAAAGAAAACCTCAATGCCGCAGTTGTCGCGACAACCGAAACTCTTGACACTGAACTTTGGGAAATTAAGGGAATCACCGTTGAAGAGGCGATTGGGACGTACCGTAACGATTCTCGGATCGAATATATCGAACCCAACTTTGTAGTTTCGATAAATGCAACAATTCCCAACGATCCGAGTTTTAACCAACTTTGGGGATTAAATAATACCGGACAGACAGGCGGAACCCCTGATGCTGACATCGACGCGGCAGAAGCTTGGGATCTTCAAACTGGCTCTGATGTAGTAGTTGGTGTGATTGATACTGGTGTGGATTACAATCACCCCGATCTGGTTGACAATATTTGGACGAATCCGGGGGAAATTTCCGACGGGATTGATAATGATGGCAATGGGTATGTGGATGATATCCACGGATATGACTTTGTAAATAATGACGGAGATCCCTTTGATGACAATGGACACGGAAGCCATGTTTCGGGGACGATCGCAGGTAGAGGGAATAACGGCGTCGGCGTCACAGGCGTTAGTTGGGATGCCCAGATTATGGGGCTTAAGTTCCTGAACGCTGGTGGTTTTGGAGACACTTTCGGTGCCGTTCAGGCAGTGGAATATGCCACGTTGATGGGTGCGAAGCTGACCAACAACAGTTGGGGAGGTGGTGGCTATTCTCAGGCGCTGTATGATGCGATCGCAGCAGCAGGTAATACTGGACAGTTGTTTGTTGCGGCGGCGGGGAATGAGGCATCGAATAACAATATATTTCCAGCGTACCCTGCCAGCTACGACTTGGATAATATCATCTCGGTTGCTGCCACAGATCATAACGACAACTTAGCTGGATTTTCTAATTACGGTGCCACAACCGTAGACTTGGGTGCGCCCGGTGTTAGTATATACAGCACCGTTCCTTACGGCAGTGGATACGATACCTACAGCGGGACTTCAATGGCTACTCCCCACGTATCTGGCGTAGCTAGTTTGATTTGGGCTCAAAATCCTGGCATGACCGGCCAGGAAGTTAAGAATCGAATTCTGGGTTCGGTCGATCCAGTGGCAGCCTTGGACGGAAAAACCCTTACCGGGGGCAGACTGAATGCCTACAGAGCGATCGCAGAAGTCGGTACGGGTACAATTAGCGGCATCAAATGGAACGACCTAGATGTTGATGGCGTAAAAGACCCCAGCGAACCCGGACTAGAAGGCTGGACGATTTATTTAGATCAAAATAACAATGATGTCCTGGATCAAGTAGTTAACAACCTAAGTTCAACCGACATTCCCAAGACAATCGCCGACCTGAGTACAATTACCTCCGACTTAGCAGTCAGCGGCTTAGGCCCGACAATAGAAGACGTAAACGTCAAGATAAACATTAACCACACTTACGACTCGGATTTAGACGTTTATCTGACCAGCCCATCAGGTAACGAGATCGAGCTGTTTACCGATGTAGGCGGCAGTGGAGACAACTTCAACAACACCACCTTGGATGATGAAGCAGCCACCTCAATTCCTACGGGATTGGCTCCATTTAGCGGCAGCTACAAACCGGAAGAACTTCTGGTCGCTTTGGATGGTGAAAATCCCAACGGTGTTTGGACGTTGAAAGTCATAGACGACGCGGGAGCTGATGTCGGAACCCTGAACAGTTGGTCGCTTGAGATAGCGACTCCAGAACCCTCCACTCAAACCGATGTCAACGGTAACTATTCCTTCACCGGCTTAGCACCGGACACTTACACCGTCGCCGAGGTGCAGGAGCCGGGATGGGAGCAAACCTATCCAGAGGGAGATGGTACGCACACGGTAACTGTAGAAGCGGATGAAATTGTTGAGGGCATCGACTTCGGCAACCGGGACAGCAGCATTGGTCTGATTAAAGGCATCAAGTGGAATGACTTAGACGGCGACGCCGTGCAAGACCCCAGCGAGTCCGGGCTGGAAGGCTGGACGATTTATTTGGACGATAACAACAACGGCGTTCTAGATCAAGAGGTTAACAATGTAAGTTCAAGCGATATTCCGAAGCTGATTGCCGATAATAACACCGTTACCTCTGACCTGGATGTGAGCGGTTTGAGCGGTACGTTAGAAGATGTAAACGTCACCTTGGACATCACCCACACTTGGGATGAAGATTTAGATGTATATCTCGTCAGTTCATCAGGCACCGAGATCGAACTTTTCACCGATGTAGGCGGTAGCGCAGACAACTTCAGCAATACTACCTTGGATGACGAAGCTGCCACGCCAATTACTGCGACTTTTGCGCCGTTTACCGGCAGCTTCCAACCAGAAGAACTTCTAGCTGCTTTCGATGGTGAAGATCCCAACGGCACCTGGACGTTGAAAATTACGGATGACCTGGGGGGCGACGTTGGCACCCTGAACAGTTGGTCACTTAACTTAAGCACTACCGAGGTGAACACTCAGACCGATGCCAACGGCGATTATATCTTCACTGGCCTGGAAGCGGGAACTTATACTGTGGCGGAGGTGCAGCAGCCGGGATGGGAGCAAACGTTCCCAGATGGAGATGGTACGCACACGGTAAACCTCGATCCGGGCGAGATTGCTAGCGATATCGACTTTGGCAACCAAGCGCTACCAGGTGAGATTCACGGTATTAAGTGGAACGACCTTGACGGTGATGGTGAGTTAAATGCCGGTGAATCTGGACTGGCAAACTGGACAATCTTTTTAGATGAAAACCAGAACGGTCAGCTGGATGCTGGTGAAGAATTTACCGTTACTAACGCCAACGGCGAGTATGAATTCACGGATCTAGACCTGGGAACCTACAATGTTGCAGAAGTGCTAAAAGATGGTTGGGTGCAGACTTATCCCGGCGCTCCATCTAATGCAGGTTTTGAAACTGGCGACTTCAGCAGTTGGGAAACTACGGGCGTTACAAGCATTGAGACAGCCGCGTTTGGTTCTGGCCCTACTGAAGGAACATATCAAGCTTCGATCTCCAATGCCTTTGGTTCCGTAAGCGATGCGGAACTGGAAACTTTCTTGGAATTAACTCCTGGAAGCTTGGACGACTTGGGCAATGGTAACGCTACGGAAGGTTCGGCAATTCAACAAACGGTTACGGTGGAAGCTGGTTCTCAATTAACTTTCGATTGGAACTTCTTTACCAACGAGGGAACACCCAGCATCTACAACGATTTTGCCTTTATCTCGATCGCATCGGATGGTGCAAACACACTAGCCAGCACGAATAGTGATTTCGTACCTTCTTCTGCCCCCTCGTTCTTTGAAATGACCGATTTTGGGTCGTTCTCCTACACTTTCACCAATTCGGGAACGTACAAAGTCGGTGTCGGGGTTGTGGACGTGACAGATAGTGTCGTTGATTCCGGGTTGCTAATTGACAATTTCTCTCTCACGGATAGCGAAGGCAACCTTTTACCGGGTTTCCATACTGCGGAAATCGGCCCTGGCGATATTGTTGAAGGTCTTAATTTTGGCAACAAGCAGACTGGCGACAATCCAGGAGAACCAGGAGAACCGGGTGGACCCATATTTGGCACTCCTGAAGATGATGAGATTAACATTTTTGATGCCCCTGCGATCGTCTTTGCTGGTGATGGCGATGATATCGTTGATGCTTCCGCAAGTTTCGGCGGAAACCGACTCTACGGCGGTGACGGCGATGATATCTTGTTCGGTAGCTTCAACGACAGGTTGTTTGGCGGCGACGGCGATGATATCTTGTTTAGCGGTAATGGCGACAATCTCATGAGTGGCGGCGCGGGTGCAGACCAATTCTGGATGGCAATGGCAGCATTTCCCGATTCTGTTAATACGATCGCAGATTTCGAGTTGGTTGGCGATGCGATCGGTATAGGTGGTCTACCGGGAGTAGACAGCTTTGCTGATCTGTCTTTCGTACAAAGTGGCAACGATACGCGAATTAGTGCTTTGAGTCAAGAACTAGCGATCTTAAAAAATATTCAGGCAGGTTCTCTCAATAGCTCCAATTTCATCTTTGCCTAA